The Pseudomonas viciae genomic interval GCCTATGGCGCGGTTTCCCGCCATGGCCTGCCGCTTGACACCCTTTCGCGCAGCTGGCCCCAGAGCGAAGCTGTAAAGGCGGCTATCGCACTCGATGGCAATGGTGGACCAGACCTCAAGCCGGAAGTCGAGGCACGGGTGGGACGTCTATTCCGCTGGCATATCGAACAAGCCCCAAAGGGCCTGTGGATTGACGTGATCGATGAAAAAGGCAGGCCAAGGGCCAAAGATGTACCCGCCTCGATTTTCTATCATCTCGTCAGCGCCCTTACGCAATATCTCGATTACGTGGCAAGAACTCAACCCCGCCCGCTGAGACACGCCCCCCCTTTCGACGAGCACCTGATCAGGGCGGCTCCTGGGTCATCGCCAGCCGTAAAGCCCCTGGCTGCTCCCAGCGACCCACCAATCTCCCTCGTGGCGTGCCCCTGAGCTTGCGCCAGGGAAATCTGACAACTGAATAAACCGTTGGAAAGAGTCGCTCGCCATCCAAGGCCAGCAGTGGAGTGTTATGCGGATTCTGCATTTCTATAAAACGTATTGGCCGGATACTTTTGGTGGTATCGAACGTTCGATCCACGCGATTACCAACGGGGCGGCGAATTACGGAATAAAATCCGACGTGCTTTCTCTCAGTAAAAACCCTGAAAGTGGCACCGTCGAGTTTGGCGGTCATATAGCCCATAAGTCAAAGCTCGACTTTGAATTTGCCTCCACTGGCTTTTCGCGGGAAGTGATCGAGCATTTCCGTGAGTTGGCCGCAAAGGCTGACATCATTCACTATCATTTCCCTTGGCCGATGATGGATATCGTTCATCTGGCATCCCCTCCTGGCAAGCCGACCGTAGTCACTTATCATTCGGATATCGTGAAACAAAAGTTATTGCTGCGACTTTATACGCCACTGATGCATCGATTTTTATCAAGCGTTGACCGCATTGTCGCAACATCGCCCCGCTATATCGAAACGAGTACGGTACTGCAGCGCTACACTTCAAAAACAACGACGATACCCCTTGGATTGGATGAAGCCGACTATCCTGCGGCGACGCCGGAAGAAAAAGCAAAGTGGCGTTCTCGCTTCCCGAGGCCGTTTTTCCTCTTTGTTGGCGTGCTTCGCTATTATAAGGGACTGCACATTCTCTTGGAGGCCGCGACCAAGATTGATTCCGACGTGATCATAGTTGGAAACGGGCCGATGGAAAGGGATCTGAAGAGACAGGCCGCGACACTCGGACTGAGAAACATACACTTTGTCGGCGCGCTTTCTGATCGAGAAAAAATTGCATTACTTGAACAATGTAGCG includes:
- a CDS encoding glycosyltransferase family 4 protein, encoding MRILHFYKTYWPDTFGGIERSIHAITNGAANYGIKSDVLSLSKNPESGTVEFGGHIAHKSKLDFEFASTGFSREVIEHFRELAAKADIIHYHFPWPMMDIVHLASPPGKPTVVTYHSDIVKQKLLLRLYTPLMHRFLSSVDRIVATSPRYIETSTVLQRYTSKTTTIPLGLDEADYPAATPEEKAKWRSRFPRPFFLFVGVLRYYKGLHILLEAATKIDSDVIIVGNGPMERDLKRQAATLGLRNIHFVGALSDREKIALLEQCSAFVFPSNMRSEAFGLSLVEAAMFGKPMITCEIGTGTSFINLHGKTGLVVKANDVQALADAINRLAHETTESECFGKAARRRFEETFSGMMMSRAYAEMYQDMMSGGKPK